ACGACCGTCGAATAGCCACGTGCGAGGTCCGCCAAGTCGCGGGCGTCTTCGACGACTTCGACGCTCAACTCCGGTATCGTCTGTTGGGCCTCTGTGTAACGCTCTGCGTCCGTCGTCGCCAGACAGCGGTCTCGAACTGTGAGGTCGCCAGGCTCCGAGAGCGGTTCGACGTCGGTCAGCGCGTCGAGTACTGCCTCGTCTGGGTCGCGCTCCATCGCGCGCTCGGCGAACGCCTGCACTTCTTCGACGCGCGAGGGGACGCCGCTCGGGTACAGTGTTTCGAGTCGCTTCTCGCCGTAGGTCGTCACGGCCCGCGATTCCAGCAAGGCGAGCACGTCCCGGTAGAGTTCTTTCGCGCGGTCGGTCGCGAGGAAGTCGCCGGGGTCGTCGTGACGCTCCCGAATAGCGCCGCGAGCGATGGCCGCCGCTCGACTCTCCGTGATTCCGGGGGCGCTGGCGAGTTCGGCCACGTCGCCGGTTTCGAGCGCGCTCTCGGGGTCGTCCAGTTTCGCGAGCGCCGCCGCCGTCTTCGACCCGACGCCCGGTATCGACTCCAACTCCATTCGCCGCTACGTACTGACCCCTCCGTTAAAAAACGTTCGCGGACGGGGACGTGCGACTTAGCTACAGCAGGCTCCACAGCAACCTTCGTCCGACCAGGCCGTACAATCGGTTCCGTCGCCGTAGTTCGTACAGCACGTCCGCTCTTGGTAGACGCAGGAGTTGAGGTCACAGGGGTCGCACGTACAGCGCGATTCGGTGACGCAGGCCTCCGTCGTCACCTCGCCACCCTCGTCGCGGACGGTGATGGGGTCGGCGTCGGCCAGCGGTTTCGCGGAGGCGTAGCTCTCGCCGAGTTGCGGATGCACGACGACGGTGACTTCGTGAGTCTCGGTTTCGACGCTCGCTTTCACCTCTGCCGTCGCCCGCTCGTCTTTGTAGAGACTCATCACGCTCGCGTCCTTCGCGTCGGTACCGACCGCCGAGAAGTCGAACGCGTCGGCCCCGCGGGCGTCGAGATAGCCTCGGTCTGCGAGTTCCGCGAGGACCGTGTCCGCGTGTTCGGCGACGGCCCACTGGGCACGAACCGAGTCGCTGTACGCCGCCTCGACGTGATTCATTTCGCTCGTCGGCACCGTCGCGCTCACTGACCCTGTCGCGGCGAGACCGGCTGCTGCACTCGCCCCGACTGTCTTCAGCATCGACCGGCGGTCGAACGTCTTTTCGTGGGTCTTGTTATCCTTCGACATACATAGATACGGACGAACTAAGAATTAATTAAATTTACTACTAGATAACTAGGTTAGAAATTGGACTGCACTTCACCCCCGACGAATCAGACGCCTCACGCTATCTCGTGGTCGAACTCCGAGTGGGCGAGGTCTTCACAGATGTCTTCGACCTGCTCCTTGGTTTCGTCGTCGATGCCATCGACGGCTTCGACGCTGTGTGCCCCACCGTGAGCAGTTTCGAGCGCGTTCAGGTTGAGGTTTCCCTCGGGGTCTACGACTGGCAGTTTCAAGTCACCGTACTTGTCGGGGTCCTCGAATCCGGAGGCAGACAGCAGGAAGTGGGCTGCTATTTTGCTCAGGTCGTCGGTGTCGAAGTCCTGTTCGTCGGGCGCGCTCCAATCGTCGGTGGTCGTTCCGGAGTACTCGGGTCGATGGACGTCGTAACTCGTTGCCATCCTTTCACCCGGTGACTCTCTGACGACGTCGTCGGAGAAAGAGTTTGTCGCCGAAGTCTGGCGCGAAACCCCGAATACCGCCACAAGGGTTTTCGCCGAAATCGACGTACTGTGACGGTCATGCCAGAAACTCGGTCCACGTCTACCGACTGGGGAATCGCGCTCGTCCGACTCGCGCTCGGCGTCATCTTCGTGGTCCACGGTGTCGGCAAACTGTTCGGTCTCGGGCCGACTGCGACCGGTCTCGACGGCTTCGCCGGGTTTCTCGGCGGGTTGGGCGTCCCACTCCCCGAACTCGCCGCAGTCGGCGTCGCACTGGTCGAGACGGTCGGTGGTCTGTTCGTCCTCGCAGGGTTGCTGACCAGATACGCCGCCGCGCTGATTGCGGTCGATATGCTGGTGGCGACAATTCTCGTTCACTTCCCGCAGGGTTTCGCCGTCTCGAACGGCGGCTACGAGTTCACGCTGACACTGTTTCTTGTCGCGCTCGCGTTGGTCTTTCTGGGTTCCGGCGCGCTTTCGGTGGACAGGGCTGTCCTCGGCCGTGGACGGACCGTTCCGACAGTCGGATGAGGAACTCGTTCGCTCCGCTCGTGAGCGTGCCGTGGTCCAACGCGCTTTTGTCCTCCCGACCCAATCCCCGAGTATGGTTTCTGTCGAGGAGCGAGCGCAGTCAGTTCGAGACGACCTCGCCGACCGTGACGGCGTCCTCGTCGCCTTCTCCGGTGGCGTCGATTCCAGTGTCGTCGCCACGCTGGCCCACGAGGCACTCGGCGACGACGCCGTCGCCTGCACCGCGAAGAGCGAGACGCTTCCGGAAGCGGAACTGGACGACGCCAAGCGAGTGGCCGAAGAAATCGGCATCCGCCACGAAATCGTGGAGTTCTCCGAACTCGACGACCCGAACTTCGTCGAGAACGACGGCGACCGGTGTTACCACTGTCGGACCATGCGACTCGGCAAGATGTTCGACGCCGCCGAACGACTCGACATTCCGGTCGTCTGCGACGGCACGAACGCCAGCGACGCCGACAGCGGGCATCGACCCGGACTGCAAGCCGTCGAGGAACTAGACGCCTATTCGCCACTGCTCGCCCACGACATCGACAAGGACGACGTTCGGGAGATTGCCGATGCACGTGACCTCTCGGTCGCGGACAAACCGTCGATGGCCTGTCTCTCTTCGCGGATTCCGACCGGTCTGGAAGTCACCGAGTCGAAACTCTCGCGGGTCGAGCAAGCCGAAACCCTGCTCCGCCAGTGGGGCTTCTCGCAGTTCCGCGTCCGAGACCACGACGGGTTGGCCCGAATCGAAGTCGCTCGCGAAGAACTTGACGCGGCACTCAATCCCGACTTCGTGGAAGCGGCGCGCGACCACCTGACGGACCTCGGGTTCGACCACGTGACCCTCGACCTGCACGGCTACCAGACTGGGAGCGTGAGTCCAGAGAGCGAGTCCGACCCGGCCGGAGACGAACCACTCGTCGAAAACGTCTTCGACTCCGACTACCCGACCGCAGAGTAACGCTCGCAGCACCGACTGCGACGTTTCGCTTCTCGCGCACCTAACTGTGGCGTAACGCTCGTTGCCGTCGCTGACGAACTAGTTCTCAGGAAATGGCATGGGCGTTCGCACCCAGGGTGGCAGTTTGCTGGCACGCGAACTGCGATTTGTAGCTTGCTGGCACGCGAGCTATGTAGCAGGCACGAACGCTACTATCTGCTTATCATCGAACGCCCTTAGTTATACGCCGATTATCGCCTTGGAAACCTCGCGTTGAAACGGACGGAACGGACGAAAAAGTCGGGTCAGTTACCC
The sequence above is a segment of the Halorussus halophilus genome. Coding sequences within it:
- a CDS encoding DoxX family protein translates to MPETRSTSTDWGIALVRLALGVIFVVHGVGKLFGLGPTATGLDGFAGFLGGLGVPLPELAAVGVALVETVGGLFVLAGLLTRYAAALIAVDMLVATILVHFPQGFAVSNGGYEFTLTLFLVALALVFLGSGALSVDRAVLGRGRTVPTVG
- the larE gene encoding ATP-dependent sacrificial sulfur transferase LarE, producing MVSVEERAQSVRDDLADRDGVLVAFSGGVDSSVVATLAHEALGDDAVACTAKSETLPEAELDDAKRVAEEIGIRHEIVEFSELDDPNFVENDGDRCYHCRTMRLGKMFDAAERLDIPVVCDGTNASDADSGHRPGLQAVEELDAYSPLLAHDIDKDDVREIADARDLSVADKPSMACLSSRIPTGLEVTESKLSRVEQAETLLRQWGFSQFRVRDHDGLARIEVAREELDAALNPDFVEAARDHLTDLGFDHVTLDLHGYQTGSVSPESESDPAGDEPLVENVFDSDYPTAE